A single genomic interval of Terriglobales bacterium harbors:
- a CDS encoding PD-(D/E)XK nuclease family protein, producing the protein DFLAAIRRVPAPRVLHTEEFFDVKVGDVTVVGRIDRIDQVAEGRVVITDYKTGKAQSQEDSDESLQLSIYALAAQRQWKLEPRRLVFYNLETNQAIETVRSQKELEKAEQQVRIAAENIAQGNFDANPGWHCQWCPYRSLCPATEERLFTIQRALEPTGAN; encoded by the coding sequence AGGATTTTCTGGCCGCAATCCGGCGCGTGCCCGCCCCCAGGGTGCTTCATACCGAAGAATTCTTCGATGTGAAGGTGGGCGATGTGACGGTAGTCGGGCGCATCGACCGGATCGACCAGGTGGCCGAGGGCCGGGTCGTGATCACCGACTACAAGACCGGCAAGGCCCAATCGCAGGAAGATTCCGACGAGAGCCTGCAGCTTTCCATCTACGCCCTCGCCGCCCAGCGCCAGTGGAAGCTGGAGCCGCGGCGCCTGGTGTTCTATAACCTGGAGACCAACCAGGCCATAGAGACGGTGCGCAGCCAGAAAGAGCTGGAGAAAGCAGAGCAGCAGGTGCGGATCGCGGCCGAGAACATCGCGCAGGGCAACTTCGACGCCAACCCCGGATGGCACTGCCAGTGGTGCCCGTACCGCAGCCTTTGTCCCGCAACCGAGGAGCGGCTGTTTACAATCCAGAGAGCGCTTGAACCCACGGGAGCCAACTGA
- a CDS encoding DNA recombination protein RmuC: MLEAAVVVLVIAVVVLVALVVRRSAAGGGETEALRNDISILRETNNKANEMIAKQVQAIGSNVQTALEAVRSDVGNRLDANAGVMTQASRTVGDRVASVQATFAGLQEQVGKMSEQARQVADLSHSITDLQRILSSPKVRGGFGEDSLEQMLTQVFPREFFEMQYSFGSGDIVDAILKFPQGKLAIDAKFPLENFRRLVEAESEADRKMARREFLKDVRKRIDEIASKYIRPQDGTLSLALAYIPAENVYYEAIIRDEEGNDLRAYCMQRNVFPVSPNSLYAYLQTIVIGLNGMRISERAESILHELESLRVEVEKFTGEYETVGKHLRNATTKYDESARSLNKVETRVQGLSSHRGEQLSLIEAEAQKKELGERSGES; this comes from the coding sequence ATGCTGGAAGCGGCAGTCGTCGTCCTGGTGATCGCGGTGGTGGTGCTGGTCGCGCTGGTGGTGCGCCGATCCGCCGCCGGCGGGGGAGAGACCGAGGCGCTCCGCAACGACATCAGCATCCTGCGCGAGACTAACAACAAAGCCAACGAGATGATCGCCAAGCAGGTGCAGGCCATCGGCAGCAACGTGCAGACGGCGCTGGAGGCGGTGCGCAGCGACGTCGGCAACCGGCTGGACGCGAACGCGGGCGTGATGACGCAGGCGTCGCGGACAGTGGGCGACCGAGTGGCCAGCGTGCAGGCGACCTTTGCCGGGCTCCAGGAGCAGGTGGGGAAGATGAGCGAGCAGGCGCGCCAGGTGGCCGACCTGTCGCACTCCATCACCGACCTGCAGAGGATCCTCTCCTCGCCCAAGGTGCGCGGCGGCTTTGGGGAGGATTCGCTCGAGCAAATGCTGACGCAGGTCTTCCCGCGCGAGTTCTTCGAGATGCAATACTCGTTCGGCTCGGGCGATATCGTGGACGCCATCCTGAAATTCCCGCAAGGGAAGCTGGCCATCGACGCCAAGTTTCCGCTGGAAAACTTCCGACGCCTGGTGGAGGCGGAATCGGAGGCGGACCGAAAGATGGCGCGGCGCGAGTTTCTGAAGGACGTGCGCAAGCGCATCGACGAGATCGCGAGCAAGTACATCCGGCCGCAGGACGGCACGCTCTCGCTGGCGCTGGCCTACATCCCGGCGGAGAACGTCTACTACGAGGCCATCATCCGCGACGAAGAGGGCAACGACCTGCGCGCCTACTGCATGCAGCGCAACGTCTTCCCGGTGTCGCCCAACTCGCTCTACGCCTACCTACAGACCATCGTGATCGGGCTGAACGGGATGCGTATCAGCGAGCGCGCGGAATCCATCCTGCACGAACTGGAGTCGTTGCGGGTGGAGGTGGAGAAGTTCACCGGCGAGTACGAGACAGTGGGCAAGCACCTGCGCAACGCGACCACGAAGTACGACGAGAGCGCGCGGTCGCTGAACAAGGTGGAGACGCGGGTGCAGGGGCTCTCCAGTCACCGCGGCGAGCAACTCAGCCTGATCGAAGCCGAAGCGCAGAAGAAGGAGTTGGGCGAGCGCTCCGGCGAGAGCTGA
- a CDS encoding CPBP family intramembrane glutamic endopeptidase yields the protein MLPETTGDPLAAPAPTVDQPSTPQRTVVLLHLALLLAILLAFSYVGAEGQQRTVERFGRPAFYTATILWEWLLLAYVWVGMRRQRLTMAEITGGRWKSPEDVLLDLALAAGFWFIAVGVLVGVGFLLGLAQSATHAGQETQALKEAMKKIGFLAPANTRELILFLVLAATAGFCEEIIFRGYLQRLFTTLTRSSFAGMALSAAVFGASHGYQGAARMVQIGVFGLLFGILAHFRKNLRPGMIAHAWHDSIVGIFLYILQRVLKT from the coding sequence GTGCTACCGGAAACCACAGGAGACCCCCTGGCCGCCCCCGCCCCAACTGTCGACCAGCCCTCAACCCCGCAGCGCACTGTGGTCCTGCTGCATCTGGCTCTGCTGTTGGCCATCCTGCTGGCCTTCTCCTACGTCGGCGCCGAGGGACAGCAGCGCACGGTCGAACGCTTCGGCCGTCCCGCGTTCTACACCGCAACCATCCTGTGGGAGTGGCTCCTGCTGGCCTACGTCTGGGTGGGGATGCGCCGCCAGCGTCTGACCATGGCAGAGATCACGGGAGGAAGATGGAAGAGCCCGGAAGACGTGCTGCTCGACCTGGCGCTGGCCGCCGGCTTTTGGTTCATAGCCGTGGGCGTGCTGGTCGGTGTGGGATTCCTGCTGGGCCTGGCGCAGAGTGCGACCCACGCCGGACAGGAGACCCAGGCCCTGAAAGAAGCCATGAAGAAGATCGGCTTCCTCGCTCCTGCGAACACGCGCGAGCTCATTCTGTTTCTTGTGCTGGCCGCCACTGCCGGCTTCTGCGAGGAGATCATCTTCCGCGGCTACCTGCAGCGGCTGTTCACTACCCTCACGCGCAGCTCTTTCGCCGGCATGGCGCTCTCCGCCGCTGTCTTCGGCGCGTCGCATGGCTACCAGGGCGCGGCTCGCATGGTGCAGATCGGTGTCTTCGGATTGCTGTTCGGCATCCTCGCTCACTTCAGGAAGAATCTGCGTCCAGGAATGATCGCGCACGCCTGGCACGACTCCATCGTCGGCATCTTCTTGTACATCCTGCAACGCGTGCTGAAGACCTGA
- a CDS encoding acetyl-CoA C-acetyltransferase, with product MAVEETVIIAGVRTAVGKFQGSLADHSATQLGAIVVKEVVQRAQLDPKLVDECIMGNVVAAGLGQNPARQAAIYGGLAPEVSAMTINKVCGSGLKAVALAAQAIQTGNCGIVVAGGMESMSNAPYLLPNARKGYRLGNGQIVDSMIQDGLWDVYNDYHMGITGENVAEKYGVTREQQDEFAVNSHRKAVAAIKECRFQSQIVPVELAPKKKGEAPGVFAKDESPREGTTIETLRKLKPAFKKDGTVTAGNAPGVNDGAAALVVTSAQRAKELGAQPMVRIVGQATSGVEPRWVMMAPVTGVRKLWEKTGWKPDEVDLYELNEAFSVQALAVIRELGLDPAKVNVNGGAVAIGHPIGASGARILVTLIYEMIRRNAHKGIAALCLGGGNSVALAVER from the coding sequence ATGGCAGTCGAAGAGACGGTAATCATCGCGGGGGTACGGACGGCGGTAGGGAAATTCCAGGGCTCGCTCGCCGACCACAGCGCGACGCAGTTGGGAGCGATTGTGGTGAAGGAAGTGGTGCAGCGCGCCCAGCTCGACCCCAAGCTGGTGGACGAGTGCATCATGGGCAACGTCGTGGCTGCCGGGCTGGGACAGAACCCGGCGCGGCAGGCAGCGATCTACGGCGGGCTGGCGCCGGAAGTCAGCGCCATGACCATCAACAAGGTTTGCGGCTCGGGACTGAAGGCGGTGGCGCTGGCGGCCCAGGCCATCCAGACCGGCAACTGCGGCATCGTGGTGGCGGGCGGGATGGAATCCATGAGCAACGCCCCCTACCTGCTGCCCAACGCGCGCAAGGGCTACCGGCTGGGCAACGGCCAGATCGTGGACTCGATGATCCAGGACGGGCTGTGGGATGTCTACAACGACTACCACATGGGCATCACCGGGGAGAACGTCGCCGAAAAATATGGCGTCACCCGCGAGCAGCAGGACGAGTTCGCGGTGAACTCGCACCGCAAAGCAGTGGCCGCCATCAAGGAGTGCCGCTTCCAGTCGCAGATCGTCCCGGTGGAGCTGGCGCCAAAGAAAAAGGGCGAGGCGCCGGGCGTCTTCGCGAAAGACGAGAGTCCGCGCGAGGGCACCACCATCGAAACGCTGCGCAAGCTCAAACCCGCTTTCAAGAAGGACGGCACGGTGACCGCTGGGAACGCTCCGGGGGTGAACGACGGCGCGGCAGCCCTGGTGGTGACCAGCGCCCAGCGTGCGAAAGAACTGGGAGCGCAGCCCATGGTGCGCATCGTGGGCCAGGCCACGAGCGGCGTCGAGCCGCGGTGGGTGATGATGGCGCCGGTCACGGGCGTCCGCAAGCTCTGGGAGAAGACCGGCTGGAAGCCAGACGAAGTGGACCTCTACGAGCTGAACGAGGCCTTCTCGGTGCAGGCGCTGGCGGTGATCCGCGAGCTGGGCCTGGATCCGGCCAAGGTCAACGTGAACGGCGGCGCGGTGGCCATCGGACATCCCATCGGCGCCAGCGGCGCCCGCATTCTGGTGACGCTCATCTATGAGATGATTCGCCGCAACGCGCACAAAGGCATCGCGGCGCTCTGCCTGGGCGGCGGCAACTCGGTGGCCCTGGCGGTCGAACGTTAA
- a CDS encoding DinB family protein: MSALSRRTLIRSSLVAAFAGCLPELWAQPVAPDPAAARVAAGAGARIQFIPEFLDELKLSRAYTLECAHAMPPEKYEFRPVPEVRTFGQQMVHISEAVPGLYELFIEGKKTPTHPFSEGGKEPVLTKEEIIARLGVGFDYVERAAGKLNPSALRQTTKIFGGKVISKHRMLRFLLDHTTHHRGQTVVYLRINGIQPPLYRA, translated from the coding sequence ATGAGCGCGCTTTCCCGTCGGACCCTGATTCGTTCCTCGCTGGTCGCCGCGTTCGCGGGCTGCTTGCCGGAGCTATGGGCGCAGCCGGTAGCTCCGGATCCCGCTGCGGCCCGTGTCGCCGCCGGCGCCGGGGCGCGGATCCAGTTCATCCCCGAGTTCCTGGACGAGCTGAAACTTTCGCGCGCCTACACCCTGGAGTGCGCCCACGCCATGCCGCCGGAGAAATACGAGTTCCGCCCCGTACCCGAGGTGCGCACCTTCGGGCAACAGATGGTGCATATCTCCGAAGCCGTGCCAGGCCTCTATGAACTTTTCATCGAAGGCAAGAAGACGCCCACCCATCCCTTCAGCGAGGGTGGGAAGGAGCCGGTGCTGACCAAGGAGGAAATCATCGCGCGGCTGGGGGTGGGCTTCGACTACGTGGAGCGGGCGGCAGGGAAGCTGAACCCTTCGGCCCTGCGCCAGACTACCAAGATCTTCGGCGGGAAGGTGATCTCCAAGCACCGCATGCTGCGCTTCCTGCTGGACCACACCACCCACCACCGCGGGCAGACCGTGGTCTATCTGCGCATCAACGGCATCCAGCCGCCGCTCTACCGGGCGTAG
- a CDS encoding arginine deiminase-related protein: MRMTRTLFCPPTYFEIRDLKNPFMRDAGPVDKEKALEQWEALRHAFEQAEVVTEVIPAVPDLEDMVFANNQVFVGEGNESERFRFIVPSRMRFPSRQREVPYYVEWFRARGYRVIELDYGDEFLEGHGDLLWHADSSKVWAGYGIRSTRGGVERFAAAMRQLDITVIPLQLTDERFYHLDTCFAPLTAEAVVIYPGAFSPEALASIRAGCLRVHEVDEPEALGFVCNGVAANGRFITPRLGAGLARALKREGLEALVVETSEFEKSGGSVCCLKLFHP; this comes from the coding sequence ATGCGAATGACCCGCACGCTCTTCTGTCCTCCAACCTACTTTGAGATTCGCGACCTGAAGAATCCTTTCATGCGGGACGCCGGGCCGGTGGATAAGGAGAAGGCGCTCGAGCAGTGGGAGGCGCTGCGGCATGCCTTCGAGCAGGCCGAAGTCGTGACCGAGGTCATCCCGGCTGTCCCGGACCTCGAAGACATGGTCTTTGCCAACAATCAGGTCTTTGTAGGGGAGGGAAACGAAAGCGAGCGGTTCCGCTTCATTGTCCCCAGCCGCATGCGCTTTCCCTCGCGGCAGCGCGAGGTGCCGTACTACGTGGAGTGGTTCCGCGCCCGCGGCTACCGGGTGATCGAGCTGGACTACGGCGACGAGTTCCTGGAGGGCCATGGCGACCTGCTCTGGCACGCCGATAGCTCCAAGGTGTGGGCGGGATACGGGATCCGGTCCACCCGCGGGGGAGTGGAAAGATTCGCCGCGGCCATGCGCCAGCTTGACATCACGGTGATCCCGCTCCAGCTTACCGACGAACGCTTCTACCACCTCGACACCTGCTTTGCGCCACTGACGGCCGAGGCAGTGGTCATCTATCCGGGGGCGTTCTCGCCGGAGGCATTGGCCAGCATCCGGGCCGGGTGCCTCCGGGTCCATGAGGTGGACGAGCCGGAGGCCCTGGGTTTCGTCTGCAACGGGGTCGCGGCCAACGGACGCTTCATCACGCCACGCCTGGGTGCCGGGCTGGCGCGGGCGCTCAAGCGGGAAGGGCTGGAGGCCCTGGTGGTCGAGACCTCAGAGTTCGAGAAGTCCGGGGGGAGCGTCTGCTGCCTCAAGCTCTTCCACCCCTAG
- a CDS encoding DNA-directed RNA polymerase subunit omega, which produces MRSDLVYPAARNLPNRYLLCQVASKATRKFHRPNTRVQDTMNQILEKFGQAEVQGLVSATPALARLERQAA; this is translated from the coding sequence ATGCGTTCTGATCTAGTTTATCCGGCGGCGCGTAACCTGCCCAACCGCTACCTGCTGTGTCAGGTGGCGTCGAAGGCGACACGCAAGTTCCACCGGCCCAACACGCGGGTGCAGGACACGATGAACCAGATTCTGGAGAAGTTTGGGCAGGCCGAGGTGCAGGGTTTGGTGTCGGCGACGCCCGCGCTTGCGCGTTTGGAGCGCCAAGCGGCA